In the Plasmodium gaboni strain SY75 chromosome 13, whole genome shotgun sequence genome, TCTGTAGAATTCTTGtaatttttatcaaatgtaaatttattattttttattaataaatcaACATAATTATCACTTTTTATGAAGGTACATATATCTGTAGCTCTATAATCATCACCAATATCATAACCTTgtctatttttttttttcttttcttttaaaatagTAGAAAGtccttttttcttttttttgtcaATTTTTTCTCCAGCctttttatcatcattacTTTCATCATCACTAAaatcattttcattattatccAAATAAGATTCTTGTGGTATTTCCAATATGCTTACTTTATTTGAATCCTTCTTAAATTGTTCACTAAAAATATACGTATAGtcaaataattttttatctaCCTTTTTACCTAAAAAATTAAGACCAACTAAATAAATTTCAGAAGATATTTCTCTACTACTTCTTGGTTTCATATGTTTCACATCAccaaataatttttctaaaACCCAAATTAAAGATATGTACTCTTCATTTCGAAAAACCTttgtaataaatatacctttcttctttaagaaaatataagCTATTTTAATACTATTAAGAACTAACACATTTTGATTAAAACTATCATAAGAATATGTTGTACCTACATTTGGAGCACcatcatttaatataacatCTGCCTTATCcatttttatgatattctttattttcttaataCAATCACTTGTTGTAATATCACTCTTTATTGTTATAACGTTATCATCTATTTTTCTAATAGGTACTAAATCCACACCAATGATAGTACTTTGTTTACTCATGTTTTTATATGCTACTTGTAACCACCCACCAGGAGCAGCACATAAATCAATCAATATATTTGCATTTTTGAAAATGTTAAACCTTTGAGCTATTTGAATTAACTTAAAAGCGGATCTAGCACGGTATCCTGCTGTTTTGGCTAGCTTGTAATATTTATCAATTCTCTCCTTACCgactttttttttcttccccatatttttaaaattaaataaaaatatatatatatatatatagaaatatatatggattataaaatattatatccgttcaaatattattttcttgaTTGTATAAAATCAATTtgtgatatatatatataatattttgttaaACCTCTcaatgttttattttttttattctaCTTTATAATGATTAGgtaaacatataaaaataataagagccatatatatatatattttttaaataccTTCACGAGcaattataatttaataatatagaatatataaaaatataacgttacattgaaaaataaatttatttaatttataaaaataaaggtAATTATAATGCtatattttaatttgtaatattaaaatttatttatttatttgtgttatattaaataatcatattcactttcaaatatattttaattataaaatacaaaaaaaaaaaaaattcaaaaattagttttttatgtataaaaagcattctataaaaataaaatattcaaataatcaatatattatatatataataatatattatatatatatatatatatatatatatataacaatatatgttttataatataattttacctatactataaaattttcttcattaaaaaaaaaaaaaaaaaaatggggaaaaaaagaaatttaaatataataataatataatatattatatatatatatatatatatatatatatatatatatttttaacgtatatatttatatagagtgaatattttaaaagtaATACTTAATATAAGTATGGGATgttatatacaaatatatataatatattgaactgtattattatatataaagcaaatatcatatatatttattatattaaaagaaaaatattttcttttgctttatttttatatattaatatatgaattatttatcattatgcatataaatttttaaatattattacattttcTCGTTTTctataaacatatatatatatatatatatatatatataatttatttgtatgtAACAAAGattgtatttttatgaaaCAAATTAATTGCCACGTAAAACTCCATTATTTTAAAACGAATATAAACAAAGCCCAAAATAAGTAGAGCCCTaatattctatatatttttttcaattaaaaatgtaaattaGAGTaacttttattttacatccaattatgtataatattgtttcctttaaaattaatataaaatatttttaaaatgtaatatagggagttataaataaaagatttattttttttagtgaattatatatatatatatatattatacatatatatggtgataataatataaagtGTAAAATAGTttaaaagagaaaaaaaaaaaaaaattataaaataaaattaatataataaattaaactaaaaatttaaataaataaatcaacatatatatatatatatatatatatatattgtcTTAAAAAACTTTTACAAATAAGTGTAACAAAAGTAATTCGCTATTTTATCTTATATAggtatataattttataaaaaaatgcatcaaaaaaaaaaaaaaacaatttttttttttttttttacattttattattcttgATGCATGAAACAAaaacaattaaaaaaaataaacaagtaataatcataaaatttaataatttattctacgaaaataattatgttAGTTGAATATCTCCAATGGATACAATAGCCACAATTAAACCATATAAACCTATAAATTAAAcaaatcaaaataatatatatatatatatatatatatatatttatttatttatttatatttattattttttttttaattatattttttcttttattaaatataacaaaCCTATAACACTTGCACAAATTTCAATCATTAACATTCGGACAAAGAGATCAGAACTATGTGCATCTCCAATAGCACATGAACTTCCTGTTATTCCAACAGAAACtctgaaaaaaaaaaaaaaaaagaaaaatgtacaacacataatttatacaaaagaaataattttttagTAGGTTATAACacattaataaataataattaaataatataaattttatttctctttatttttttctttatattaattttttcaattaCCCTGAAACGAGGTTAGATAATCCTGCAGTGAGACCACTAGCAAATAATGCCCATCCTCCTCTTATTGTGTTCATAATTAAAGGATCTGTTTTATTTGTTAATACTAATGGAGGGTGTACTTCTGTAGATAACCCGCtaaattttatttgtaaaaaCACTGCCGTAATAACACCATACATACctacataaaataaaagaaatattatatgtatatcaTATGTTTGgtaatatatacatatatgtatatttgttacatatttattttgtataatttttatacaatattatatatatttaccTAATGCTTCACAGAAAATAATTgatattaaattttttgaaataatACGTGGTGACTTAACCGAAGCTCCAACAATACTTGTAccacatataaatatacccctataaaaagaaaaatatatatatatatatatatatgaacatatttatacatgtatgactttataataatctatattatatatatatatatatattggTAGAGAGACCAcatcatcatcatattaaataaaatcCCAGTTTAAATGTTACATTTcaaaaatttattattttttttttatttatttattttaccATGCTGCACCCATAATAGAAAGAAATAACGAAAGGGCTATGCCTAACATTGCCCAGTTATATGGCGATATGGATCGCACTATTTCAAACCACGAATTATACATAGTTAATAgttaatttattatattaaatttatattatttttttataacattaaatcatatacaaatatgatatagtgtatatgttatatattactatatgcggtttatataatggatatgaaataaaaatgtttttattttttctttctctcaatatatattatatgtataatgTTCAATTTTGtcttaaattattatatatttggCTTCGtcctatatatatatatatatatatatatatatatataatatatatgttatgacaataaaaaaaaagaagaaatgatattatattaacTTCTCTAATAttgaattataatattttaaagtTATCCTTAATATGTCATTTTTCATCTGTTGAATTATgtatgttatatatatatatatatatatatatatgattaaCATAAActaatttttaatatctcttcataaaataaatggtattattaatttattttaaaagaaaattaatttacttatatatattaaaatatataaaaagtgcgatgttcattttatattaaatattatatgttttatattctgaacgttgtatttatataaaattgatggtgtataatatataaataaatattttgttcttaagtttggtatatttttatttcttcctttattattttttataatactTTTGTGTCTATTActatgattatatatataggtATTTGTTAATTCTcttctctttttttatttgccttaaggaatatatagaaaattattatatttcttgGTGAATTCTCTCaatacaaaaattaaaggtcagaaattatatgttacataaaatagtttatatgtacaaatttatacatatatatatatatatatttatttatttacaaggttatcttttatttaaaaaatataattgatattttatataatatattatatttaaaatattacacgttatcaaaaaaaatgtaatatattattatatacaaatatattaaacatTATTAATGTTTTATAATTCTCCTCTTTTTAATTATTGTCATTTCCTTCTCTTTTAAACAATCACTctaaagaaatataaataaatattatatttatatatataatataattatgatatattttatgcTTTCCCactttattatttttacttcatttgtttatttaatcttcataattttataaaattatcatattagggattttattataatatatatatatatatatatatttgttcttttccagtatttttgtttttactttttgtttttcatttattattcacttttttcatttaattgAATAGCTTCgaaaaaacatatatataattttatttcacAAAAACATGCAGTTTAAAATTGccaataaaaaaaaatgaaggaaaaaaaaatataatgaaaattatatcaaAGCGGCAACagttaaaaaaatataaaaagaaatataaataaataaatatatataatatataatattgtatatatactttaaatattatactataaatatataatacatttttcGTAAACTAAAACGTAATAAATggtattatatattttttaaaagtattaaaaaaaaaattcatatatatataaaatatttacatataatatattatattatatataatatataattatattataatagttatatatgtgctgatgaattaaaaaaaatatatatatatatacatatatattgtatatttatataattttaacGAACGTTATATTAGGGCAAAATttgtaattattatcaaaaaaagaatcaaaacaaaaaaaaaaaaaaaaaaaaaatattgtataaatgaaataatatcatttctataatggaaatataatgtaaattgattttactttttatattaaaaatatatatatatattttttttttttttttttgtatagaatttatttttttctttcttatatgtataatataatatatatatatatatatatatattatatatatatatatatacatatatagtagttataaatgtaaaaatagaaaaaaagaaatttttaattatatatatatatatatatatatatataaaagcATTATGTCAAATTTAtgataaatttttttttttgtttttatttaattttgtataaagcaaaattttaaagaaggtatatattttattttaagTAGTGTAAAGAAATTACGTGATGAAAGAAAAgtataaatgaaataaagGGAAAGAGGAAGGTTTAAAACgttttttaaaatatttataaaataattatatgatttcatttaaaaaaaagtaaagtaaaagatatatatatggaaagaatatatgaataagACCTTAACATTAGAAAATAtagttatatattaaaattttttttaatcctatattatgtaaaatataCGAAAAGGGTTAAATATAACAACTAATTAGTTTTAAAAGGTGTTTCTTATAGAgaaacatttatatattataaatatatgtgaGTATATGTATTACTTGTGAATATCTCATGGAGATATTTGAGAAGATTTATTAGCAATAATAATTGTGCTAATgtctaatatatatatattatatttatatattttaattttattcttattttatgGAACAATCATATTGTATGCCACTTAAACACCATATATTAAAGTgcatttttataaaaataagaaaaagaaaaagtataacataaatttgataacataaaaaaatcGCAACTTACACAAAATGTATCTTTTTTGAGATATTAATAGTActttatttaaaataatatatatctatatatatattaatgttCAAATTGGTTTTAAAATAGttgtttttttatgtacctttttttcttttttaacataaattatatgtatataatatattatatatatatattttttagtaaacagatttattaaatgagTGAAGATAAGCTTTAAacattatcatttttttatttccttCTATTTCTCTTActcaatatatatatatatggtaaaaataaaattactatataattatgtatattataaaattaaatgtaataattttaattatatatatatatatatatatatatattatataataataatgattatattattttctacATAATTGTTACATTTTccataaaaatataaatgtcaatttttttccactattttgttttaataaaaaatctccaaaatatatgaattatataatctTCATTGCTTCATAATTAACCTGACccttttttctttttcttttttttttctggTAATTCagtatattttatatacaaatttttaaatttttatatacttattaaatttagatatattattaaaataatgaaaaatatgtaaaacGTGTAAATTTTTCCtatgtttttcttttgctttttcttttttttttaaaatataaatatatgtggaatatattataaattttaatatatctgatatatatgagctttttttttttttttttttttttttattattaaattatattatatataataaatcaatatcatatatattgttaGAAAGCAAGTATCATTTGTAACATATGATatttatgataaaaaaaagaaaaattggcttaaaatcatttaatttattttaattttatcaaatggagaat is a window encoding:
- a CDS encoding putative V-type proton ATPase 21 kDa proteolipid subunit; this translates as MYNSWFEIVRSISPYNWAMLGIALSLFLSIMGAAWGIFICGTSIVGASVKSPRIISKNLISIIFCEALGMYGVITAVFLQIKFSGLSTEVHPPLVLTNKTDPLIMNTIRGGWALFASGLTAGLSNLVSGVSVGITGSSCAIGDAHSSDLFVRMLMIEICASVIGLYGLIVAIVSIGDIQLT